The Arachis ipaensis cultivar K30076 chromosome B05, Araip1.1, whole genome shotgun sequence nucleotide sequence TATCTATGTTGGATTTGTCTCATAACAATTTGTCTGGAGAGATTCCAACTAGCACACAATTGCAGAGTTTCAATGCCTCAAGTTATGAAGAAAATCAAGATCTTTGTGGGCCACCTCTTGAGAAAATGTGTTTCAAAGGAAAATCAAGGCAAACATCTTCAGCAAAAACCAAAGAAGATGATCATGATCCTTTCTACCAAGCATTTTACATGAGCATGGGATTGGGATTTTTTGTTGGATTTTGGGGCATCTTTGGCACCATTCTGTTCAATCGCTTTTGGAGACATGCTTACTTCAAATTCTTGAACAAGTTGACAAACAAAGTTATGTCAAGGTGGTAGTGAGTGGGCTGAATGCACCAAGTTGTTTAAACTATGAAGGCTACCTTCATTTCATTGGTAATGTTTTGTGACAcctaaaaaagaaaattgaatgtgTGATGCTTTGTAACAATTTTGCCTTTCACTTGTCTCATTCTTTAACGAGAAAGTTTAAGTGGAAAGGTGGGGTTTGGTAATGTGTATCAATGTATCATATACGTGTTTTGCTTTTGCATTTGTGCTTTAATATTTtgataaatgacaaataaaaaaaaatgtgttatgttttttacttttaaaagcCAGATGTAttgatatattatttaaaaattgtaAGTTNNNNNNNNNNNNNNNNNNNNNNNNNNNNNNNNNNNNNNNNNNNNNNNNNNNNNNNNNNNNNNNNNNNNNNNNNNNNNNNNNNNNNNNNNNNNNNNNNNNNNNNNNNNNNNNNNNNNNNNNNNNGtttaatataaatttataaattaaaaataaaaaaataaaaattatattttattattagacTTCTATTTTCATATTAGATACATTCGTAGTATATAAGACTCCGTTTGGTTAGTGTTTTAAAATTTTGAGACataaatacaaatatatataaagaCATAAACACAAAAGGATAATttaatgttaaatttgtttggtTACGAAGACATTGACTAAGAGACATAAAAATTAGTGTTCATATTCATTTTTTCGTGTCTTAGCTTTTTTTAAATATACCAAATACATGTTTATTGTGTTCATTTGTCATTTGTGTGTAAGCATGTCTTTAAAAATTTATGTTTCAATAACCAAACAATAAACATATATTACTGTGTCTATCTCTTTGATGGACATAGACATGAAACAAACAATGCCTTAGATGTATCATGCATGCATGTTTACCTTAAAGACACTAATTAACTAATTTCTTTTTATACTTAAAATGCTTTAACTTTTAGCTTTTGTTCCATATATTTGTAGTATATAAGATGCAGCATGCATGTGTACAAACCTATATATATAATTACAATAATTATGTTGACCGCAACTCCACAAGGTTAAGCCATTGACTAGGTCGATTGCATTGCAGGATTGCAGCTTCGACGTAATTTAATCagagttaaaagtaaaaaaaaaaacctgctGTAGATATCAAGAGTAGACATGTATAATTCAGAGTCTGTTGAACTTGTTTTGCACTCACTTCAGAATTTCTAGTCAAAGCAACTTGCTTGTATTGTTGATGAATTATGAGTTTGAGCGCAATCATGCCGAGGAATCCGAGCTGTGGAGCCATATTTATGGTTATCGTGGTGTTGATGTTGCATGTTGGAGTTGTTACGAGTGGGTGCATAGAGAGGGAGAGGCAAGCACTGCTGGATTTCAAGGCAGCTGTGGTTGATGACTACGGCATGCTCTCTTCGTGGAAGGGTCGTGATTGCTGCCATTGGAACGGTGTTCGCTGCAGCAACCTCACTGCCCATGTTATCAGTCTCGACCTTCACGGTGACTACATCGCAACGAGATATTCCTACTTAGAACGAACTTTGAGAGGTAAGATTCCCAGCTCGTTAGTGGAATTGCAGCACCTCAGGTACTTGAACCTCAGTTTCAATGGTTTTGAAGATTACCATATCCCTGAATTCTTTGGTAACCTCACCAGCTTGAGGTATCTTGATTTGTCATTTTGTCTCTTTGGTGGAAGAATTCCAACTCAATTTGGATCTCTTCCTCATTTAACATACTTGAATCTTTTTGCCAATAGTTTAGAGGGTTCAATCCCTTATCAACTTGGAAATCTGTCCAAGTTGGAGTATCTTAATCTCGATGTAAATGATTTCCAAGGAACAATACCATCTCAACTTGGGAACCTTTCAAGCTTGCACGAGCTTTACCTTGGCAGAACAGGTGGTTCTCTCAAAATGAATGATGATGGACAATGGTTATCCACTCTTACCTCTTTAACCCATCTTGGCTTGACCTCTATATTGAATCTCAACAATTCTTATAACTGGATACAAGCCATCAGTAATATCTCCACACTAACAAGACTCAGCTTATTCGATTGTGGACTTTCAGATCATTTTATCTCTTCACAAACACTAAGACTTTCCAAGTTCAAATTTCCTAATTCTCTTTCAGTCTTGGATCTTTCTTATAACACCTTCACTTCTTCCCTGTTATTCCAATGGTTGTCCAATGTCACTTCCAACCTTGTTGAacttcaccttgattccagcctcaTAGAGTGTTCCACACCTGCCACATCAAATCATTTTGACATCACAATGCAATCACTTGAGCGGCTTTACATATCTCATGATCAAATCAGGGCCAGGGATTTCAAATCCTTTGCGAATATATGCACCTTATCTTCTTTGGAGGTGTTTGGTAGCGATTTGACTGAAGATTTGGAATCAGTTCTTCATAATCTCTCAGCTGGCTGTGTCACTCACTCACTTCAAGAGTTGTATTTAGTCAATAACCAGATGACTGGCTCAATACCTGATGACCTTTCAATATTCCCATTTTTAAAAGAGTTGGTCCTTTCGAGTAATCAGTTAAGAGGGAAAATACCTGACAATATCAGGTTGCCATCTCAGTTAAAGGCTTTGTCCATCAATTCGAACTCTATACAAGGTGGAATTCCAAAGTCATTTGGAAACCTATGTAGTCTCGAATCATTAGACTTGTCTTATAACAATATGATAGGAGAGCTTCCAGTTGCAATCCAGCACTTGTCTGGATGCTCAAGTCTGCAGTACTTGGATCTCAGCAATAATAAATTCAACGGAACCTTGCCTGACATCACATCAATATTCCCATCTTTAATAACATTATTTTTGTCCGATAATAAGCTAAATGGAAAGGTTCCCGAAGATATTCGTTTTCCATTGCAGTTGGAGACTTTGATCATGAACTCAAACTCCTTGGAAGGTGTGATCACAGAAtctcatttttataatttgtcTAACTTGAAGGTCTTGGACTTATCTGGCAACTCATTCGTTTTGAAAATTAATCCTGATTGGATTCCACCTTTTCAGTTGCAAGTGATAAATTTGCAACATTGCATGCTGGGTCCGTATCTTCCAAAATGGTTGCAGACACAGAAAAACTTGATCCAACTTGATATTTCCAACGCTGGAATTTCGGATATCACTCCAGAGTGGTTTTGGGCTCTATCAACAAGGCTAAAGACGATGGACATCTCATACAACAATCTCACTGGAATAATTCCAGATTTTCCATTGAGACTTACAGAATATCCTTCTATAAATCTAGCTGCAAATCAATTTGAAGGCTCAATCCCGCTATTTTTACGAAGAGCTGTGTCCCTGGATCTGTCCAACAATAAATTTTCAGATGTTACTTCATTTGTATGTGCCAATGATACAGCTGAAAGATTAGGCCAATTAGATATTTCAAACAATTATTTATCTGGTCAAATCCCTGATTGTTGGGAGAATTTTAAATCATTAGCTTATATAGATGTGAGTAACAATAATTTTTCTGGACAAGTCCCCACTTCAATGGGATCAGTTGTTGAGCTTCGTGTATTGATATTGAGAAACAATAGCTTGACGGGGGAGCTTCCTTTCTCGATGAAGCATTGCAAAAATTTAGTGATGCTGGATGCAGGAGAGAACAAACTATCAGGAATCATTCCTTCTTGGATTGGAAGCGGCTTACAACAACTGGAAATGTTAAGCTTGCGGAAAAATCACTTTTTTGGAAGTATACCATCATCTCTTTGTTTTCTAAATGGCATTCGCTTCTTGGATCTCTCGGTTAATCATCTGTGGGGCCCAATTCCCAAATGTTTCATTAACTTCACTGCAATGACCACCCAAGATAGGTTACTAACAGATTCCTATTATGATCATTCTTATACTGTCAACCAAACTCGTGGAACGTATCTGTATAATTATGATATAATTGCTTTGTTGATGTGGAAAGGTGTAGAACACATATTTGAGAATGATAAGCTGCTTCTAAAAGGTATTGATCTCTCGAGTAATCACTTGTCCGGAGACATTCCATCAGAGCTTGAGAATTTGGTGGAGCTAGTTTCATTGAATTTATCAAGAAATAACTTGACAGGAAAAATTCCTTCAGGAATTGGAAGGTTGTTATCATTGGAGTCTCTTGATTTGTCAAGAAACCATTTGTTTGGCTCCATTCCTTCTAGTCTTGCACAAATTAATTTTCTCTCTGTGTTGGATCTATCACATAATAATTTGTCTGGACAAATTCCAACTGGCACACAGTTGCAGAGTTTCAATGCCTCAAGCTACGAAGAAAATCAAGGTCTTTGTGGGCTACCTCTTGAAAAGCTGTGTTTTGTAAAAGAACCGCATCAAGAATCTGTGGTTAGAACCCAAGATGAGCATGATGGTTTTATTCAAGCATTCTTTGCAAGCATGGGATTGGGATTCTTTGTCGGATTCTGGGGGATCTTTGGCACTATCCTCTTCAACCGCTCATGGAGACATGCTTACTTCCGGTTCTTGAATAACATAACAGAAAAAGTTATGTCAAGGTGGCAACGGTGGTGATAAATGCACGCAGCAACTACTAGCTTGATAGGTAATaccttcttttttatttatttcaagttgatcttatttcaatttttgtTGATATGAAATATTGTTCAACCTATGGACTTTGAATGATGTTAATGATTTCTTATCTTTTCACTGATAGTGGATCGGCGACCATGTGCCCACATCATTTTAGTCAGGAAGCAAATAAAGCAGCAGTACTTTCAAATGATGAATAAAACTAATTAGTCGTTCATGAAGTGAGTGTGTGAaactttaaaagtaaataaaatgagtttgtgtatttgtAACTAAGTACTAGCGAGTGTTACTTATTAATATATCAGTTTGTATTTGTGAATTGGTAACTACCAGTTACCAATCAATGTTGTGATATATTTGGTTTAGAAAGAGAATATGATATCTATTTTATATCTTTCATGGGATAATAGTCATCAAATCATTTTTGCATAGTAATGAATTTTTCTTGAAAAGCTTGATTAGCAGCTCAATATGGCTTAACTGAATTCAGCTAAGTAGGAAGATGGCATGATGTTAAGCAATCATTGTTTCAGATGCATCTTCATGTGACATAGTTGTTTTGAATTTTGGTGCATTTGATTGCATACCATTTAGTtgctttttaccaattttatacCTAAGTCGCAAGAACTTTGTTTTTTCCTCTGTTTTGGACATGTACAACTATTAGTtgctttttaccaattttatttgtTGGATGATATCATTTTCAACTATTTATTTTTCACTTAAAATTTCTTTTAGAATCAAACGTTAATAATTATAGAAAAGAAAATCTTAGTATGAATTTTGAAGTGATTATAGGACACACAATCCCCACAGTAGAGCTATGCAAATGCACACTTATTGTAGATCTCTTGTTCGAATCCCTCCTATCCATCTCCAAAACCTACACCATTGAAGccataatcatttacttcttcCATGCATTCATCATTGCTTCCCAGCATGCATGCTACTTCAATTTCACATGTTGTGGTTCATCACTTGCCCACTATAGACAAGATCTTAATTAAACACAACTCAATGATAATATTCATCACCTTATTGCATCCAAAAACCTACAATTCTTTTCTTCAATTCGCAGTTGTTGCATCCAAAACACGCTGTGTTATAGTGAACAGTGAACACATTTGAGGACCTATTAGAACCAAGACGCCTGAAAGCAATTTCCGAAGGTTCATGCATACTCATTTTATGGGAAATTAGACACCATTTATAAGGCACGGAAACAATCACCTAACTACGATTTGTAACAGAATCAAAAGAAGGCAACGGAACGACGGGCGTGACTTGCAACAACCATCAAGCAACTTAATGCGCGTCACTGCATTTGTTATAACAGAATCATATTTGCGTCCCTCTCCTTAATAACGCATTCCAATCCACCTCGTAAccgttttcattcttctttccaCACACTCTCGATATCTCTCTCTCACACAGAGTAGCAGCAACCACTAACAATAATGGTTCTCGAGATCAGCATTGAACCCAGCATGATCACCGAAGTCGAGACTTACGACTTCACTTACCGCCATTACCCTTACACCGTTTATGCCGACGACCAACGCATCCTCTGCATCAACACTACCTCTCCCCAAACGCTCTCCAAGTGGCTCACCAACCTCCTCAAGTCCACTCCCAAAAACACCCCGGTCATCGTTGGCGTAACCGCCGAGCACCAATTTACCAAGTACACCAAGCGCGGCGTCGAGGACCACAGCTACGACTTCATCTCCCTCTGTGTTGGCTCTCACTGCCTCCTCTACCCTCTTCCCGAACAAGCTGACCGGTACAACGCAAAGCAAAGCCCTAGGCCCCTTCGCGACTTCTTCGCCAACCCTAGGGTTATCGCGGTGGGAATGGAGATCGAAAAGGTGAAGGCAAAGCTGGAGAAGCACCACGGGATCGAGCTGAAGAAGGCGTTGGACCTTAGGGCGATGGCGGTGGAAGGGCTGAAGGAGGTAGGGGAGAAGGTGGATCTGTGGCGGTACGATCTTGACAAGTTGGCGAAAACAGTGCTGGGGAAGCACTTTGACGTGGTGAGGCCGGAAAAGAAGCTGGACTGGTACGATGAAGAAACCTGGTGGTATTTGTACAACGTGTATACGGATGAGAAGACTATGTTCATCACCATTGATACTTATCTTTGCTACCTCATTGGTTTGGAGCTGCATGGTATGATCCATGGACATGAAGCCGGTAAGAGCCAAGATTCTTGCAAGTCCAAGAAGAAGGTTAACAAGAAGAAGAACTCGTGTGGCGCCTTTGATTTCTGAGATTAGTAATGAGGTAATGCATGCATGGTTTGATTAGAGTAGTATATGACCGAGATTCCTTGCTAATGATAGTAGCTTTTACTCTTTCAATTCTTATCTGGATTTGGATATGGATTTTCATCATTTCATGTGATGTAATGATCTAGGGCTTGAGTGGCGTTAATCATTTTCTTTTCAGTTCTAATGATGCAATGCTTAATGAACAATTCCACTTTAATTTTTCTTCTAGATAATTAACACCAACATGCAGTTTTAATTTTGGCATAATTAGGAAATTACGATTCTAGGAGCGAACTGTTATATTGGAATATTTGATTTTAGCTAtagtcaaaattttcaacaacTGAAATCAACATGTGGCTGATCTGTGTTAAAAGAAAAGTCGTTCTCTTAAATAGCGGAGAATTGCAGCATCTCAGGTACCTGAATCTTAGTTCAAATGATTTTTGATACAATCATATCCCTGAATTCTTTGCTAGCTATAGTTGTTTGGATTTTGGGAAGTGCATTTGATTGCATACCATTTATTTCACATTCGCTCTTGCATATGCCTAAGCCACAAGAACTCTGTTTTTCTCTGTTTTAAATTAAAGTAATAccgtaatgaaaaaaaaaaaaatataaatttttattaatttagatGAGTTTTTATcaaataagatataaaaaaattaattttatatttaacatttaaatttaattttctaattataattttagatgtgttttagaaatattttgtatatcacttaataattttaaatgtgttacaattgaaaacaaaaacaaatgttTACGAAcatacattttaataattttaaaaacattaatattcaaataagtaaccaAAAATCTAACtattaaaaaaagag carries:
- the LOC107641544 gene encoding receptor-like protein 12, translating into MSLSAIMPRNPSCGAIFMVIVVLMLHVGVVTSGCIERERQALLDFKAAVVDDYGMLSSWKGRDCCHWNGVRCSNLTAHVISLDLHGDYIATRYSYLERTLRGKIPSSLVELQHLRYLNLSFNGFEDYHIPEFFGNLTSLRYLDLSFCLFGGRIPTQFGSLPHLTYLNLFANSLEGSIPYQLGNLSKLEYLNLDVNDFQGTIPSQLGNLSSLHELYLGRTGGSLKMNDDGQWLSTLTSLTHLGLTSILNLNNSYNWIQAISNISTLTRLSLFDCGLSDHFISSQTLRLSKFKFPNSLSVLDLSYNTFTSSLLFQWLSNVTSNLVELHLDSSLIECSTPATSNHFDITMQSLERLYISHDQIRARDFKSFANICTLSSLEVFGSDLTEDLESVLHNLSAGCVTHSLQELYLVNNQMTGSIPDDLSIFPFLKELVLSSNQLRGKIPDNIRLPSQLKALSINSNSIQGGIPKSFGNLCSLESLDLSYNNMIGELPVAIQHLSGCSSLQYLDLSNNKFNGTLPDITSIFPSLITLFLSDNKLNGKVPEDIRFPLQLETLIMNSNSLEGVITESHFYNLSNLKVLDLSGNSFVLKINPDWIPPFQLQVINLQHCMLGPYLPKWLQTQKNLIQLDISNAGISDITPEWFWALSTRLKTMDISYNNLTGIIPDFPLRLTEYPSINLAANQFEGSIPLFLRRAVSLDLSNNKFSDVTSFVCANDTAERLGQLDISNNYLSGQIPDCWENFKSLAYIDVSNNNFSGQVPTSMGSVVELRVLILRNNSLTGELPFSMKHCKNLVMLDAGENKLSGIIPSWIGSGLQQLEMLSLRKNHFFGSIPSSLCFLNGIRFLDLSVNHLWGPIPKCFINFTAMTTQDRLLTDSYYDHSYTVNQTRGTYLYNYDIIALLMWKGVEHIFENDKLLLKGIDLSSNHLSGDIPSELENLVELVSLNLSRNNLTGKIPSGIGRLLSLESLDLSRNHLFGSIPSSLAQINFLSVLDLSHNNLSGQIPTGTQLQSFNASSYEENQGLCGLPLEKLCFVKEPHQESVVRTQDEHDGFIQAFFASMGLGFFVGFWGIFGTILFNRSWRHAYFRFLNNITEKVMSRWQRW
- the LOC107641545 gene encoding uncharacterized protein LOC107641545, which gives rise to MVLEISIEPSMITEVETYDFTYRHYPYTVYADDQRILCINTTSPQTLSKWLTNLLKSTPKNTPVIVGVTAEHQFTKYTKRGVEDHSYDFISLCVGSHCLLYPLPEQADRYNAKQSPRPLRDFFANPRVIAVGMEIEKVKAKLEKHHGIELKKALDLRAMAVEGLKEVGEKVDLWRYDLDKLAKTVLGKHFDVVRPEKKLDWYDEETWWYLYNVYTDEKTMFITIDTYLCYLIGLELHGMIHGHEAGKSQDSCKSKKKVNKKKNSCGAFDF